Genomic segment of Macellibacteroides fermentans:
CCTTTATGCGATTGATGAGGTTTGATTTTATCAAACGAAAACAACCGGGAAAGAAATAAAAGCTTTCTAACTCCGGTTGCTATCTCATGCAATTCATCCTGTTCTCACGAATTGGATGATCATTCTCTTTACTAATCTTAAAAATCTAATACCATGAAAAACACTATACTGTATATTTATAACATACGGGTGTACGGAATAGTTTAATTGTTTTTCATGTTTTAAGTTGGATTATTTAAGGATAGCAGCTACTTTTGTGTGCTGTTTTAGTAATAAACAATCCATAAAAAAATTGAATATGCATAATTGGTTTGAGTGTAAGGTAACTTACGAGAAGATGATGGAAAACGGGATGCAGAAGAAAGTAACGGAACCTTACTTGGTTGATGCCTTGTCGTTTACAGAAGCCGAAGCTCGGATTATCGAAGAGATCCAGCCCTATATTACAGGCGATTTCACTGTAGCTGATATCAAGCGCGCCAAGATTTCGGAGCTTTTCTTCAATGAGGCCGGCGACCGCTTCTTTAAGTTTAAGGTTTACTTCATCACGCTTGACGAAAAGAGTGGCGCGGAGAAGAAGACTGCTGTCAATATGCTTGCACAGGCTTGTACCCTGAAAGAGGCTATTGCAGTTCTGGAAGAAGGCATGAAGAGCACTATGGCTGATTATTCCATCGGATCTGTTGCCGAAACCATGCTGATGGATGTATTTCCTTTTGCTGTTGACGATAAAAAAGAGGCTCGTTAACCGACATGAGCATATCGTCTAACATAAAACAGTTACAAGCGTCTATCCCTGAAGGGGTAACGCTTGTTGCTGTTTCAAAGTTTCATCCTGTGGAAGCTTTGCAGGAAGCCTATGCTGCCGGTCAGCGTGTTTTTGGAGAAAACAAAGCACAGGAACTGCTTTTAAAACAGGAAGTGATGCCAAAAGACATTCAGTGGCACTTTATAGGGCATCTGCAAAGTAATAAAGTAAAAACAATTGCTCCGTTTATTCATACGATCCACAGTATTGATTCTGCTAAATTATTACAGGAGGTGGACAAGCAGGCTGCCAGGTTCAACCGCACCATACGCGTTTTACTACAGATTTACATCGCACGGGAAGATACTAAATTCGGACTTAGCTTTGAAGAGTGCATCGAATTACTGGAAAGTGGCCTTATTGCCGACTGTAAGCATGTAGAGGTTTGCGGATTGATGGGCATGGCCACCAATACCGACAACGAAACTCAAATCTGTGAGGAATTTGCCAAACTGAATACTTTCTTTAAAACAGTAAAAGCATCATACTTTTCAAACCAGGATTCCTTCCGTGAAATTTCAATGGGAATGAGCCACGATTATAAGCTTGCCATTGCGGAAGGGAGCACAATGATACGCGTTGGAAGCAGTATTTTTGGGGAACGCTCTTACTAGTTTTAACCTTATTAAATAGCTTGCCTGTTTTTTGGTTAGGATTAATGGTTATCTTTGTAAACTTGAACTAAAATAAATCGGGATCATGATTGACTTGAAAACTGAATATGCCGGATTAAAACTTCGTAATCCGCTAATAGCCGGAAGCTCCGGCCTGACAAACAATCCGGAAAGAAATAAAGAATTTGAAAAGGCTGGTGTAGGCGCCATTGTGTTGAAATCACTCTTTGAAGAGCAAATTGAGATGCAGTCGTCCAACCTCTTAAAGGATTCCGATTATCCGGAAGCATCAGACTATGTACAGGAATATGTAAAGGTGAATCAGGTAAACG
This window contains:
- a CDS encoding DUF4494 domain-containing protein: MHNWFECKVTYEKMMENGMQKKVTEPYLVDALSFTEAEARIIEEIQPYITGDFTVADIKRAKISELFFNEAGDRFFKFKVYFITLDEKSGAEKKTAVNMLAQACTLKEAIAVLEEGMKSTMADYSIGSVAETMLMDVFPFAVDDKKEAR
- a CDS encoding YggS family pyridoxal phosphate-dependent enzyme; the protein is MSISSNIKQLQASIPEGVTLVAVSKFHPVEALQEAYAAGQRVFGENKAQELLLKQEVMPKDIQWHFIGHLQSNKVKTIAPFIHTIHSIDSAKLLQEVDKQAARFNRTIRVLLQIYIAREDTKFGLSFEECIELLESGLIADCKHVEVCGLMGMATNTDNETQICEEFAKLNTFFKTVKASYFSNQDSFREISMGMSHDYKLAIAEGSTMIRVGSSIFGERSY